The genomic interval CCGACCCCGCCTACTGGGGACGTCAGGTGCGAGAGGCCGTCCGCTTCCTCGACGCCATGCGGACGCTGGAGGACGCCTCCGTCGCCCGCTACCTGGAGTGCGGCCCCGCGGGCGTGCTCTCCGCGGCGGGCGCCGCCTGCCTCGGCGGCGAGGCCCCGTTCGTCTCCTCCCAGCGGGCGCCCCGGTCACCGGAGGAGCCCGTCGACGAGGTCCGCGCGCTGGTCTCGGCGCTCGGCGCCCTGCACACGGCCGGGGCGGAGATCGCCTGGGACCAGGTCCTGACCGGCGGCACCCTCCTCCCCCTGCCCACCTACGCCTTCCAGCGGGAACCCTTCTGGCTGGAGACCGCCCCCGGCGCAGGGGGCGACGTCCGGCACTCCGGGCTCTCCCCGGCGGAACACCCCTGGGTCCCGGCGGCCCTGGCGCTCGCCGGAGGCGAGGGCCGGCTGCTGACCGGCCGGCTCTCCCTGGCCGAACACCCCTGGCTGCGCGACCACGCCGTCCACGGGACCGTCCTCGTCCCCGGCACCGGCCTGCTCGACATGGCGCTCTCGGCCGCCCGCGTCACCGGCGCCGCAGGCGTCGCGGAACTCACCCTCGCCCAGCCGCTGGTCCTCACCGACGGTGTCCCGGTCCGGGTGCAGGTGAGGGTCGGCGCCCCCGAGGACGGCCGCCGCCCGATCGGCGTCCACAGCCAGCCCGAGGCCACGTCCGACCCCGACGCCTGGACCCTGCACGCCACCGGCCACCTCGTCGACGGTGAGGGCGACGAGGAGTCCGGCGCCCCCGACCCCGGCCGGCTCGCCGAGGTCCGCGCCTGGCCCGTGCCCGGCGCCGACCCCCTGCCCCTCGACGGCTTCTACGACTCCCTCGCCGGCCAGGGACTCGGCTACGGCCCGGCCTTCCGCGGCCTCACCGGCCTCGCCCGGCGGGACACCGTCGCCTACGGGCGGGTCGTCCTGCCCGAGCCCCGGCAGCACGAGGCCGACGCGTACGGCATCCACCCGGCCCTGCTCGACGCCGCCCTCCACGTCCTCGCCGCGGTGGACACCGGCGAGGCGGCCGAGGGAACGGTACCGCTCCCCTTCGCCTGGAACGACGTCCGCCTGCACGCCACCGGCGGCACCGAACTGCACGTCCGCGCCGAACGGAAGGAGACCGCGCCCGACGGAGGCGGACACACCGTCAGCCTCCTCGTCACCGACCCGACCGGCCAGCCGGTGCTGAGCGCCGCCGGACTCGAGATCCGGCGGACCGACGCCGCGCACCTGCGCGCTGCCGGGACCCCGGCCCCCGACCACCTCTACCGGTTCGACTTCCAGCCGGTCGACCTCCCCGAGGCCGCCGGGGCCGCCGAGGGAACCGTGGTGCTCGGCGGGACCGGTGAGGTCGCCCGGCTCCTCGGCGCCCCCCGGTACGAGGAGCCCGGCGACCTGCCGGCCGCCCCCGCCCGTCCGCAGCGGATCGTCGTCGACGCGACCGCCCCCGCCGAGGAAGCCCCCGGCGACGCGGCCCGCAACGGCGCCCTCGCCGCCCTGCCCGTCCTCCAGCGGCTGCTGGCCGAGGACGCCTTCGCCGGCGCCGAACTGGTCTGGGTCACCCGGGACGCGGTCGCCGCCCGGCCCGAGGACACGGTCCCCGCGCTCGCCGCCGCCCCCCTGTGGGGCCTGATCCGGTCGGTGCGGGGCGAGTACCCGGACCGCGTCCTGCGCCTGGTCGACCTGGACGGAGCCGGAACCGAGCCCGGCCTCCTCGACCGGGCCCTCGCCCTCACCGGCGAACCCGAACTGGCCCTGCGCGCCGCCACCGCCCACGCCCCCCGCCTCCTGCGTGCCGGGAAGGGCGACGCCCGCACGGGCGCCCTCACCCCGCCCGCGGACGGCGGCCCCTGGCGCCTCGACATCCGGGAGAAGGGCAGCCTCGACAGCCTCGAACTGATCCCGGCGGACAGCTCCGTCCCCCTCGGCGACCACGAGGTCCGCGTCGAGGTCCGCGCCGCGGGCATGAACTTCCGCGACGTCCTCAACGCCCTCGGCATGGTGCCCACCCCGGCGCTGGGCCTGGAGTTCGCGGGCGTGGTCCGCGAGACCGGGCCGGCCGTGCGCCACCTGCGCCCCGGCGACCGGGCCATGGGCCTGGCCCTGGGCGCCTTCGGCACCGAGGTGCGCGGCGACGGACACCTGATGACGAGGCTGCCCGACGCGCTGACCTTCGAGGAGGGCGCCACCGTCCCGCTCGCCTTCCTCACCGCCCACTACGCCCTCACCGGTCTCGGTGACGTGCGGCCCGGCGAGAAACTGCTCGTTCACGCGGCCGCCGGCGGCGTCGGCATGGCGGCCGTCCAGCTCGCCCGCCACCTCGGCGCCGAGGTGTACGGGACCGCCTCGCCCGGCAAGTGGGCGACGCTGCGCGCACTGGGCCTCCCCGACGACCGGATCGCGGGCTCCCGCGACACCGGCTTCGAACAGCGGTGGCTGACCGCCACCGGCGGCGACGGCGTCGACGTCGTCCTCAACTCCCTGGCCGGGGAGTTCACCGACGCCTCCCTGCGGCTGCTGCCGCGCGGCGGCCGGTTCCTGGAGATGGGCAAGACCGACATCCGGGACGCCACCGAGGTCGCTGCGGCCCATCCCGGCGTCGCCTACACCGCCTTCGACCTGATGTCCCTGGACCCCGCCCACCTCCAGCGGATGCTCACCGAGGTCTCGCTCCTCCTGGAGCAGGGCTCGGTGACACCGCTGCCGTACCTCTCGTACGACGTGCGGGAGGCGCCCGCCGCCTTCCGGTACATGGCACAGGGCCGACACACCGGCAAGATCGTGCTCACCGTGGCGCGCGCCCTCGACCCGGACGGCACCGTGCTGCTCAGCGGCGGCACCGGCGAACTCGGCCGGCGCGTCGCCCGCCACCTGGTCACCGCGCACGGCGTACGCCACCTCGTGCTGACCTCCCGCCGGGGGCCGGCCGCCCCCGGCACCGAAGAGCTCGTCGCCGAGCTGCGGGAAGCGGGCGCCTCGACCGTGCGCGTCCTCGCCTGCGACGTGGCCGACCCCGGCCAGGCGGCGGCCGCGCTCGCCGAAGCGGGCGAGCAGCACCCGCTCACCGGGGTCGTCCACCTGGCGGCGGTGATCCAGGACGGGGCCGTGGCCAACCAGACCCCGGACGGGTTCGCCCGGGTGCTCGGCCCCAAGCTGACCGGCGCCTGGAACCTGCACACCCTCACCCAGGACGCGGAACTGGCCGCCTTCGTCCTCTTCTCCTCCGTGGCCGGCACCCTCGGCTCCCCCGGGCAGGGCAACTACGGCGCCGCCAACGCCTTCCTCGACGCCCTCGCCCTGCACCGCCGCCGCCGCGGCCTCGCCGGGACCAGCCTCGCCTGGGGCCTGTGGGAGCAGAACGGCGGCGGCATGACCGCCGGGCTCGACCAGGCCGAGCGTGCCCGGATGCGCCGTCAGGGCGCCCTGGCGATGAGCGCGGAGGAGGGACTCGGACTCCTCGACGCCGCCCTGGCCAGGCCCGAGGCCCACCTGGTGCCGGTCAAGCTCGACCTCGGCCGGCTCCAGGCCGCCGAGGAGAACGGACTTCCGGCCGCGCTGCGCCAGTTGGTGCGCGTCAGGCCCCGCCGGGCAGGCCGGGCCGAGAGCCGGTCCGCGGCGTTCCGCGAGGAGCTGGCCGTCCTGCCCGAGGAGGAGCGGCTCGTCGCCCTCCGCCTCTTCCTGCGGCAGGAGATCTCCTCCGTCCTGGGCCTGCCCGGTGCCGAGTCGGTGCCGCTCGACACACCGATGCGGGTCTTCGGGTGGGACTCCCTCATGGCTGTGGAGCTGCGCAACCGCATCGTCAAGGAGCTCCAGGTCGAGGTCCCGAGGACACTCGCCTTCGACTACCCGACCCCCGAGGCGATCGCCGACTTCCTCCACGGCCAGCTCGCCGTGGGCGACGCGGCGGAGCAGGAGGCGCCCCCCGGTGAGCCGGCCGAGGCCGCGCGGTGGGCCCTGGACCGCATCGACGCCGACCGGCTGCGCCGCAGCGGTCTGCTCGATCGGCTCCTGGAACTCGCCCGCCCCGGAAGCGCCCCGGGGCCCGACGCGGACACCTCCACCGCGCTCCAGGCCGCCGAGGACCTCACCGACGAGGAGGTCGACCGCGCCCTGGACGCCGTCCTCGGCACCCTCTGACCCGGCCCGGGCCACCCGCGCCGATCCCTTTCCGGGACCCCGATCCGTCCGAAATCCAGCCTCGCCCGCCCGGGATTCGTGAGCCAGGCTGGCACCCACCCCCCAACACACAGGAGGCGCATATGGCGGAGACGCCGAGCAGCAACGCCGAGGAGAAGGACGCCCGGGAAAGGTTCCGCGAGGCGCTCGAGCGCAAGAAGAACCAGACGCGCTCCCAGCAGGCGCACGAGGAAGGCCGCATGAAGGTGAAGAGCATGAGCGGCCAGACGGGCAGGAAGCGGTACTTCCGGAGGAAGACCGGCTGACCGGACAGCTCCCCCTCCATGCCGCCGGTGCGGTGATCCCGCACCGGCGGCACAGCTTTGTCCCGGGCCGGGAGCGCGGCCTTCGGAGCCCTTCTCCTGTGCGACTCGAAAAGCCCTGGAGAAATGCTGGAGAATCGCTGGAGTCCGAATACGGAAGCGCTTGAACCGTGCTGGAGAAGTGCGGGATTCCCTGGGGTGACGTCCGGAGTCCTCCAGGTCGACAGCGTATTTCGGCCACGCGTGCGCCGACGCCCCCCTCCGGAGCACTCCCTCTCATCCAGGTGAGATGCGGCGCTGCGGAGTTCGGGTATCCGAAAATGTCGCAGGAGGAAGGGGGCGGCTCGAACTTCGCTGGAAAGGAGTTGACTGCGCCAAAAAGACTATTTACCTTCTCTTTGGCTGGTCATGGGGTTTCCATTGCGGAAACCGGTGTTCTCACCGGCCAGATGAGACGTACAGCAGAGCGAATTGTTCCGCGTATGCGATCCGCGTTCAGGGGAGACGTCGGCATGATCAATGTTTTCCAGCCCGCGCTCGGTGAAGAAGAACTTCGTGCCGTGGCAGAGGTGTTCGCCGACAATTGGCCCGGTCACGGCCCGCGCACACAGAGATTCGAAGCGGAATTCGCGCGGCACATCGGCGCCGATCCCGACCACGTCCTCTTTCTGAATTCCTGTACGTCGGGACTCTTCCTCGCCGTCCAGATACTCGGGCTCGGCCCCGGGGACGAGGTGGTCCTCCCGTCGGCGGCCTTCGTCGCCGCCGCCAACGCCGTGGCCGCCTCCGGTGCCCGCCCCGTCTTCTGCGACGTCGACCCCCGCACCTCCAACGCCACCGCCGCCCACGTCGAGCAGGCCCTCACCCCCCGCACCAAGGCGGTCCTGGTGCTCCACTACGGCGGCAGCCCCGGCGACGTGGAGGCCGTCGCCCGCCTCTGCCGAGGCCGCGGCATCCCCCTGATCGAGGACGCCGCCTGCGCCGTCGCCTCCCGGATCGGCGACACCGCCTGCGGCATGTTCGGCGACATCGCGGTCTGGAGCTTCGACTCCGCCAAGGTGCTCGTCACCGGCGACGGCGGCATGCTCCACGCCCGCACCCCCGAGCTGGCACGCAAGGCCCGCACGCTCGCCTACCACGGCCTGCGCCACGACAGCGGATTCGCCGCCGCGCGCGTCTCCCCCCGATGGTGGGAGCTGGAACTGGAAACCTTCGGCCGCCGCGTGGTGGGCAACGACCTCACCGCCGCCATCGGCAGCGTCCAGCTCGCCAGACTCCCCGCGAACATCACACGCCGCACCGAGATCGCGCGCCGCTACGACCAGATGCTCGCCGGCACCGAGGAGATCCAGCTCCCCCCGGCCCTCCCGGCCGGACACGTCTCCAGCCACTACTTCTACTGGGTTCAGATGCCCCCGGAGATCCGCGACGACGTCGCAGCCGACCTCCTCGCCCAGGGCGTCTACACCACCTTCCGCTACCCGCCCCTGCACAAGATCCCCGCCTACGGCGCCACGGACACCGAACTCCCCGGCACCGACCAGGTCAACGAGCGCACTCTCCTGCTCCCCCTCCACCAGAGCCTGGACGACACCGACGTCCGCACCGTGGCCGAGGCCCTCCTCGAGGCGGTCGCGCGCCGGACCGCCTGACGGCGGAAGCGCCCGCCGGGCCGCGCCCCGAGGCTCCCCCGACCCCCCACCGAAAGGAAACACCGTGAAGGCCCAGGTCGTCACGGGTGGAGCGGGCACCCGCCCCCGCCCCCTGAGCTACTCGCCTCCCGAACAGTTCACCGCGCGCGGGGAGAGCGCCCGGGCGCTCCGCCCGCGCACCACCGCCGAGAACCCGGGGCACCACCGCCCGCCCCTGGAGGACCACACCCGGATCGAGGCCGCCGCATGACCACCCTGACCACCGCCGACACCAAGGCGCTCGTTCTCGACGCCGCCCGCCGTCACCACGCCGACCAGACGCGGTACCAGGAATTCGTCCCCGGCGTCACCGAGATCTGGCCCTCCGGCGCCGTCCTCGACGCCGACGACCGGCTGGCACTCGTGGAGGCCGCCCTCGACCTGAGGATCGCCGCGGGCGAGAGCAGCCGCACCTTCGAAACCCGCTTCGCCCGCCTGCACGGCCGCCGCAAGGCCCACCTGACCAACTCCGGCTCCTCCGCCAACCTCCTCGCCCTCACCGCCCTCACCTCGCCCACCCTCGGCGACCGGCGCCTGCGCCCGGGCGACGAGGTCATCACCGTCGCCGCCGGCTTCCCCACCACCGTCAACCCGATCATCCAGAACGGCCTGGTCCCCGTCTTCGTCGACCTCGACCTCACCACGTACAACACCACCGCCGGCCGCGTCGCCGAGGCCATCGGCCCCCGAACCCGCGCCATCATGATCGCCCACGCCCTCGGCAACCCCTTCGAGGCGGCGGAGATCGCCCAGCTCGCCGAGGAGCACGGCCTCTACCTCGTCGAGGACAACTGCGACGCCGTCGGCACCCGCTACGGCGGCCGGCTCACCGGCACCTTCGGCGACCTCAGCACCGTCAGCTTCTACCCCGCCCACCACCTCACCATGGGCGAGGGCGGCGTCGTGATGACCTCGCGGCCGCAGCTCGCCCGCGTCGTCGAATCACTCCGCGACTGGGGCCGCGACTGCTGGTGCGAACCCGGCCGCAACAACACCTGCTTCCGCCGGTTCGACTACCAGATGGGGACCCTGCCCCACGGCTACGACCACAAGTACATCTTCACGCACGTGGGCTACAACCTGAAGTCCACCGACCTCCAGGCCGCCCTCGGCCTCTCCCAGCTGGACAAACTCGACACCTTCACCGCGGCGCGCCGCCGCAACTGGCAGCGCCTGCGCGACGGACTCGACGGCACCCCGCACCTCCTGCTCCCCGAACCCACCCCCGGCAGCGAGCCGAGCTGGTTCGGCTTCGTCCTCACCGTCGACCCCCGCGCCCCCTTCGACCGCGCCGCCCTCACCGACCACCTCGAACACCACAAGATCGGCACCCGCCGCCTCTTCGCGGGCAACCTCACCCGCCACCCCGCCTACGCGGGACGCGACTACCGCGTCGTCGGCGACCTCGCCAACAGCGACATCGTCACCCAGCAGACCTTCTGGATCGGCGTCTACCCCGCCATCACCGAAGAGATGACGGACTACATGGTCGCCACCGTGCGCGACTTCGTCCGGAGGAACACGTGACCACCGCCCCGCCGGCCCCGCCCCGCCACGACCCCGGCCTCGCCGCCCGCCTCGCCCGCTCGGCCGCGTACACCGAGGAGGGCGCCCAGATGCGCACCGCCGAGGTCCCGGCCTGGCTCGCCGAGCGCCGCCGGGCCCACCGCTTCTCGGTCGAGCGCATCCCCTTCGCCGACCTCGACCACTGGGAGTTCGACCCGGTCACCGGCAACCTCGGCCACCGCACCGGCCGCTTCTTCACCATCGAGGGGCTGAGCGTACGCGGCGGGGCGGGCCCCGTCCCCGAGTGGCGGCAACCCATCATCAGCCAGCCCGAGATCGGCCTCCTCGCCCTCCTCGCCCGGGAGATCGACGGCGTACTCCACTTCCTCCTCCAGGCCAAGATGGAGCCGGGCAACCCCAATCTCCTCCAGCTCTCCCCGACCGTCCAGGCGACCCGCTCCAACTACACCCGCGCCCACCGCGGCGCCCCCGTACGGCACCTCGAAGACGTCCTCGGCCCCGACGGCACCCCCGGCTCCGGCCCCGGCCGCCGCGTCCTGGCCGACGTCCTCCAGTCCGAGCACGGCTCCTGGTTCCACCAGAAGTACAACCGCAACACCCTCGTCGAGACCACCCACGACGTCCCGGCCCACCCCGACTTCTGCTGGCTCACCCTCGGCCAGCTCGGACGCCTCCTCCACCACGACAACCTCGTCAACATGGACACCCGCACCGTCCTCGCCTGCGCCCCGGTCGCCCACGGCCACGACCCGGACCGCGCACGCCACCGGGACACCGAACTGCTGTCCTGGCTCACCGGCGAACGCGCCCGTCACGAGGCCCGCGCCACCCTCGTCCCCCTCCGGGAGGTGACCGGCTGGCACCGGGGCGACCGCTCCATCGACCACCAGGCCGGCCGCCACTTCTCCGTCGTCGCCGTCTCCGTCGAGGCGGGCAGCCGCGAGGTCGGCGGCTGGACCCAGCCCCTCCTCGCGCCCGTCGGCACCGGTGTCACCGCCTTCCTCGCCCGCCGCATCGACGGCATCCCCCACCTCCTCGTCCAGGCCAGGGCCGAAGGCGGCATCCACGGGGGGATCGAACTGGGCCCCACCGTCCAGTGCACCCCGGGCAACTACGCCCATCTCCCCGAGGACGCCCGCCCGCCGTTCCTCGACACCGTCCTCGGCGCCGACCCCTCCCGCATCCGCTACCAGGCTGTGCACTCCGAGGAAGGCGGCCGCTTCCTCGGCGCCCTCAGCCGCTGCCTCGTCGTCGACTGCACGGCGGACGACGAGGCGACCGCCCGCGCCGAACAGCTCCCCGGCTACCGCTGGGCCACCCCCGCCCAGCTCACCGCCCTCGCCCGGCACGGCCACTACCTCAACGTCCAGGCACGCACCCTCCTGGCCTGCCTCACCACCGGGGCGGTCCGCTGGTGACCCGCCGCCCCGCCCCGCTGCGGATCGGCGTCCTCGGCTGCGCGGAGATCGCCCGCCGCCGCATGCTCCCCGCCTTCGCCGCCTGCCCGGACACCCACCTCACCGCGGTCGCCAGCCGGGACCCGGAACGGGCCCGCGCCACCGCCGAGCCCTACGGCGCCCGGCCCGTCCACGGCTACCAGGACCTCCTCGAACAGGACGACGTCGACGCCGTCTACGTACCGCTGCCCGCCGCCCTCCACCGCACCTGGGTCGAAGCCGCCCTCCGCTGCGGCAAGCACGTCCTCGCGGAGAAGCCCCTCACCACCGACGACCGCGCCACCGCCCGGCTCCTGCGCCTCGCCCGCGACCGCGGACTGGCCCTCGCCGAGAACACCATGTTCGTCCACCACCCGCAGCACACCGCCGTACGCGAACTCGTCGACGCCGGCGCCATCGGCGAACTGCGTTCCCTGCGCGCCGAGTTCAGCGTCCCCCGCTTCCCCGCCGGAGACATCCGCCACCAGCCGGGACTGGGCGGCGGCGCGCTGTGGGACACGGGTGTCTACCCCGTCCGGGCCGCGCTCCACCTTCTGGGGCCGCAGCTGCAGGCCGTCGGCGCCGTCCTCACCGAGGACCCCGCACTCGGCGTCGACACCCACGGCGCCGCCCTCCTGCGCACCCCCTCGGGAACCACCGCCCACCTCTCCTTCGGCCTCGACCACGGCTACGCCTCGGTCTACGAACTCTGCGGCAGCCGGGGCCGCCTCACCGTCGACCGCGCCTTCACCCCGCCCGCCGACCATCCGCCCCTGCTGCGGATCGAGACCCGAGAGGGCCGCCGCGACATCCGGCTCGACCCCTTCGACCAGGTGGCCGCCGCCGTCGCCGCCTTCGCCGAGGCCGCCGCCACCGGCGCCCCGCCCGACCCGGCCACCCTGCGCCAGGCAGGCCTCCTCGCCGCCGTGCGCGCCCTCGCCACCCCCTCCGACCCGACCGCCGTCCCTACCCGCAGGAGCTGACCATGCGCGTTCTCTTCGTCACCGTGCCGCTGGCGAGCCACGTCTACCCGAGCGTGTCCCTCGCCCACGCACTCCAGTCGGCCGGGCACGAGGTCCGCCTCGCCTCCAAACCCGGCGTCGAGGATCTCATCACCGGCTGCGGCCTGCACGCCGTCACGGTCGGCATACCCGCCGACGAGGACCACCTCCACGAGGGCCAGGTGCCGATCGACGCCCTCGCCCTCGACCCCCAGGACGACGAGAGCTGGCGCTCGGTACGCCGCTACCTGACCCCCCGCATCGTCTCCGCCAACTTCCGCGCCGAGGACGGCCGAGGACGCGGAGGCGTCGTCGAGGACCTCGTCGCGTACTGCCGCGGCTGGCGTCCCGACCTGGTCCTGTGGGACCCCGCCTTCCCCGCGGCCGCCATCGCGGCACGCGCGAGCGGCGCCGAACACGGCCGCCTCCTGTGGGCCCTCGACACCGTCGGCCACATCCGTCATCGGACCCGCGAGGAACTCGGCGAGGGCGCCGCCCTCGAACGGGACCCCCTGGTCGCCGCGATGCTCCCCGCCCTCGAACGCTACGGCGTCGACTTCGGCGAGGACCTCCTCCTGGGACGATGGAGCCTGGACCCGGTTCCCCCGGGCGCCCAGCTCCCCGCCCCCGGCCACACGTACCACCCGATGCGCATCGTCCCCTACACCGGCTCCGCCGTGGAGCCCGAATGGCTGCGCACCCCGCCCGCCCGCCCCCGCGTCTGCCTCACCTACGGCGCCTCCGTGCGCGGATACGCCCCCCGCTTCGCCACCGTGCCCCTCCCCGTCCTCATGGAGGCGTTCGCCGGCATGGACATCGAGGTCGTCGCCACCCTCAACGACGAGGAGATCGCGGAGGCGGGCCCCATCCCCGCCAACGTCAGGACCGTCGACTACGTCCCGTTCACCCAGCTCCTGCCCACCTGCTCGGCCATCGTCTACCAGGGCGGCGACGGCACCTTCGGCTGCGCCGCCCCCCAGAGCCTGCCCCAGCTGATCAACCTGTCCCCGAAGTGGGGCGAGCTCGCGGTCGCCCAGTACGTGGAGAGCAGGGGTGCGGGCCTCGTCGTCGACCGGGAAGGCGCCACCGCCGAGTCGGTCCGCGACCAGCTCCACCGCATCCTCACCGAGCCCGCCTTCCGCAAGGGCGCCGAGGAAGTGTGCCGCGAGATCACCGCCATGCCCACCCCGCACGCCGTCGTGCCCCTCCTCGAGGAACTGGCGAAGGGGCCCGTCCGGCCGAGCGCCTGACGGCCCGCCGGACGACGCCGGCAAGGCACATCACGGGCGCCGGGCCCCTTCGCGAAAGAGCCCGGCGCCCGTGCCCTCACCGCCCCACCGGCTCATCCCGCGAACGCGCCCCGGTGCTCCTGCGCCCACGTCCGGAAGGGCCGCGCCGGTGTGCCGGTCACCGAGCGCACCGTGTCCACGACCTCGGCCTTCGCCCCGTCCCGCTGCCGGAGGGCGCCGGCCAGGAGAGCCTCCGCCACCGGCTCCGGATGGCGTGCCCTCAGGGCCGCGCGCGCCCTCTCGGGGCTCAGCTCCTCGAACCGCAGGGGGACTTCGAGCACCCGGCCGAGCTGTTCCGTCTGCTCGACCGGGGTGACGGCCGCCGGCCCGGTCAGCGTGTGCGCCCGGCCGGCGTGCCCGGCCTCGGTCAGCGTCCGCACGGCCACCTCCGCGATGTCACGAGGATCGACACAGGCGTTGGCCGACGTCCCGTACAGCGCCCTGACCACCCGTTCCGAGCGGACGGACGCCGCCCAGGACAGCGCGTTGCTCATGAAGGAGCGCGGGCGCAACAGTGTCCACTCCATGCCGCTGTCCCGCAGCAACTCCTCGTTGGCGCGCTGCCAACGGGTGATCAGGTCGTCGGCCAGCGGATCGAGCACGGCAGCCGCCGACAGCTTCACCACGCGCTCCACCCCGGCCTCGCGGGCGGCCCGCAGAAACCGCGCGTCGTCGTCCCCGCCGACCCGGCTGGTCACCAGGAACGCCGTCCGCACGCCCACCAGCGCCCGCCCGAGCGATCCGGCGTCCCCGTAGTCGGCGATGACGGTCTCATGGACCGAACCCGCCGGTCCCTTCGCGACGCCCGTCGCGGGGCCCCTGGTCATCAGGCGCGCGCGCACCCCCTCGGGCAACCGTCGTACGACCTCGCGGCCCACCGTCCCCGTCGCGCCGGTCACCAGGATCATCGAGCGCCCCCGTTCCGCTTCCGGTCCGCCGGCAGGCGCACCCGGACCGTAAATATACCGGCTGGGCGGTTTCCCGGAAGTCCGGCGGTACCTGTCACGGTCCTGGCCGCGGTCGCCGAGCACCACGTCCGTGCTGCGGTGGTTCTCCACACGCGGCGCGACTCCACCGTCCGTCGTCACCCGGGAGCCGCTTCCTCGCACTCCGTCCCGACCTTCTGGAGACACGACTCCTCCGCTCCGGAGGCAGCCGGGGCGGCGCGGGTCCGACGGACCGCCTCCGCTCCCGCTCCGCCCGGCGGCCGCGTCACGGCCGGGATCCACGGGCCGGCACGGCGCCCCACCGCCCCACCGGGCACGGCCCTGTTCCCGTACGGCTACGGCGAACAGACGTGCAGTGCGGGTGATGCTCCGGGCCGGACTTCCCGGCCGCTGACAGGCCGCCGGTGTGGTCCCGCGGCAGATACCGGATCCACTGCGGCTCACAAGTCGACCTCGCGGCTGTTTGCTCCCTGTCTCCTCGGTCACACGCTCTCTTCCCGACGGACGGAGAAGGCGCCCGCGGCAGCCGCCAGGACTGCCGCTTCCGCGGCCCGTTCCGGGAGTTGCGGGTCCGGATCGGCACGCAGGAGCACCAGCTGGTGGTAGAGCGGCGCCGTGGCGGCGATCAGCAGGCTCCGCGCGTCCGTGTGCCGTGCGGGGAGTTCACCGCGCTCGATGGCGCGCTCGACGAGGATCTCGCACTGGGCGTACCGGTCCGTCCACACCTTCGTCTGGGCCCGCGCTGCCTGTTCGGAGTGGAACGAGGCGGCCATCAGGGCGACGGCGAGCGACGGCTGTACGACCAGGGATTCCTGGATCTCCTGGTTGAGGGCCGTCAGATCGCCGCGCAGGGAGCCGGTGTCCGGCGGCTGCCAGTCGATCTCGCCGGCGGCGTCGATGACGTCGACGAGCAGGCCGCCGACATCGCGCCAACGCCGGTAGACCGTGGCGCGGTGCACTCCGGCCCGCGTCGCGACGCCCTCCATCGTGAGTCCTTCGTGACCGCCTTCAGCGAGTTCGGCGCGCACCGCGTCGAGAACCTGGGCGCGGATGCGGGCGGTGCGACCGCCCGGACGGCGGTCCGGCGTCGTGTCCAGTGGGTCTGTCATCGGCAATCAGTATCCGGTTGATCAAGGCGGCAGGGCCGTGCCAGCATCTTAACGCGACAGTTGTCGCACTAGGTTCGCCAGAGAGGAACCGCATCCGTGATGCCGCCCGT from Streptomyces sp. DH-12 carries:
- a CDS encoding NAD(P)H-binding protein — translated: MILVTGATGTVGREVVRRLPEGVRARLMTRGPATGVAKGPAGSVHETVIADYGDAGSLGRALVGVRTAFLVTSRVGGDDDARFLRAAREAGVERVVKLSAAAVLDPLADDLITRWQRANEELLRDSGMEWTLLRPRSFMSNALSWAASVRSERVVRALYGTSANACVDPRDIAEVAVRTLTEAGHAGRAHTLTGPAAVTPVEQTEQLGRVLEVPLRFEELSPERARAALRARHPEPVAEALLAGALRQRDGAKAEVVDTVRSVTGTPARPFRTWAQEHRGAFAG
- a CDS encoding TetR/AcrR family transcriptional regulator, coding for MTDPLDTTPDRRPGGRTARIRAQVLDAVRAELAEGGHEGLTMEGVATRAGVHRATVYRRWRDVGGLLVDVIDAAGEIDWQPPDTGSLRGDLTALNQEIQESLVVQPSLAVALMAASFHSEQAARAQTKVWTDRYAQCEILVERAIERGELPARHTDARSLLIAATAPLYHQLVLLRADPDPQLPERAAEAAVLAAAAGAFSVRREESV